Part of the Henckelia pumila isolate YLH828 chromosome 2, ASM3356847v2, whole genome shotgun sequence genome is shown below.
CGATCACTAAAACATGGTATCGtgttttagtggtcgcacacGAAAACTCATGCATTTTAGGGTGCTGATGATCATTACTGATTATCTTTAATAATTCTGCTGTGAGCTAGACCCTATCATAGTGCAtcgtgtgtgtgtatatatacatatatttactgTAGCTTTTTCTAGTATAATTTCGTGTTAACAATAAAACCATAAGGTTGGTGGATTGATGAACTTGGATTTATGCGAGGATTTtcaaatcaaagaaaataactgggttgaaaaatggatttgaaattaattaaagcataaaaATTTACTTAGGGAGTatttgcaatagattgtgcttttATAAAAGTgcttaatttatagattataaaaaagttaataaaaatcaaaaattggtagtgtttgaaaacaaatgtgaaaatctaaaaatcaaagtttggtagtgttttttaaataagttattagagtgattttaacaatgaacttcttattagaatcacttttggagaatcataatcaccacatgcctagcttttggatttcaattaagttaagcataagctaacacataatctagatttaagaaacacacaaaaatgattttttaagccaaaagctaacaatcatttttttttagtgattgcaaacactccttTAGCTAGATTTCAAATTCTTCACCCTAATTTGAACCAAATGGATACATGGAATTAATATTAGAGGtggattataaatttataatccaAATTAGATAACCTAATCGAAATCCATGAATTTGAAATCCTACGATCTAAGCTCAACCTTAAAATTAATCTTGGAGATCTGGAGTACATGACTTTTGTCTGCCCATAGATATAAAATGTTAACTTTTTGGATTTTTAACCCGATCAATGTTATTTTTCAAACTATCTCGACTTTTGGGAGGGTGGTTAGGAATTAGGATAATTTTTCGCAACTCATGAAATTGACTAGAGTTATGAGTGGGTACATATAATTGTGTGGTTTATTGACTGAAGCGGGAAGAAGGGGGTAAGGTACTGCAAGAGGAGAAGTAAATGGGGGGGcacattattattatatttccgGCAGATGGGTGTACCGACACGAGACAATGGCCTAATTAAATGACCTCTGTCCGTTGCCCTACCACCACCGACGCCTCAGAATTTAATCACTCCACCGCATTCATTTATTACCACCAAACATTCACTTTCCGTACTCCATCGCACGCTATAGCTAGCTCCTGCTAATTTAAGCTTCCTTCATTATTGAAATTAGAATTTGTTACAGGGTTCAATTAATGCATGGAATCCCAACATTAATTAGGATGAGATATATGGTCAGACAATATTCAATTCAGAGTGAAAATCTAACGTtacatatataaaatttgatcATCATTTTATTTCTTTCATTTAAGCTGAGTAgactccttttttttttcttttctttttttttgaaatcattaaGCTGGGTAGACTTAGGATCCTCAATTTTGTAGAATTCCCATGGTATTTTGATCACGAACAAAATATACATGTTGTACGTGAGTATCACCAGAACACCCACAAAACAAGGAAATTATtatgaatataaaaatatatatatatgaaaagagAAGATCTCTAGATTTTGGGCACATGATGTGGTTGCCCATGATTTCTCCATAGAGATAGGTTATAAAGACCATACTTATGGATATCAAACTTATTTTATCTTATCATATTATGATCGGGGTAAAGCCTACATGAGCGATTTAAGTAGTATTTGAGAGAGTTTATAAGAAAGATTTCTCGGAAAAAAAACACTACCTAAGTCCAGCAAaatgaaaaaattatatatagtttttGAGAAGCCATAGTTTCAACAATCATTTATTCATGatccaaaacataaaatattcaCAATTAACTTTAGATAGGATGAAGTTAATCCAAGATTTTAGTTGATTCTACGAGACTTTGAAGGAAAAAAATGCATGTAAAGTTAATTAACACTGTCCGCTATCTTTGGGATTCTATGAATTATGatgaaattaaatatgattGATAACAAGAAATTGGCAATTATTCCTGAAAATGTCACCATAATCCAGGACAATTCAGAACAGCACCGAGAGGAGAAAGCTGGGGTTCTTTTCCTGTGGAAGCGGCAACCCCATAGATGATTGCTGGCGCTGTCAAGGCCACTGGATGCGCAACCGCCGGCGCCTGGCGGACTGCGCCATCGGCTTCGGACGCAACGCCATCGGTGGCAGAGATGGCAGGTACTACGTAGTCTCCGACCCCAGCGACCACGACCCCGTGAACCCCCGCCCTGGCACCCTGCGCCATGCTGTGATTCAAGATCAACCCCTGTGGATAGTCTTCAAAAGAGACATGGTCATCACGCTGAAGCAAGAACTGATCATGAACAGCTTCAAGACCATCGATGGCCGCGGAGCCAACGTGCATATCGCTCACGGAGCTTGCATTACCATACAGTTTGTGACTAACATCATCATCCATGGCCTACACATTCATGATTGTAAGCCCACGGGTAATGCCATGGTTCGGAGCTCGCCTTCGCATTATGGATGGAGGACCATGGCTGATGGTGACGGGATTTCTATCTTTGGGGGAAGCCACGTTTGGATCGACCATAATTCCCTTTCGAGTTGTTCGGACGGGCTGGTTGATGCTATCATGGGATCAACAGCCATTACCATATCTAACAATTACTTCACTCATCACAATGAGGTTCTTTTAATTTCTTCCAATGTTTGTACATTTGCAAAGCTGTGAAAAGTTAATGGTATAAGTTCAAATGTTGATGACTTTTAACATTTttgacttatatatatatatgcttgtAAACAGGTTATGTTATTGGGACACAGTGATTCATATGCCAGAGACAGGGTAATGCAGGTGACAATTGCCTACAATCATTTTGGAGAGGGCCTAATACAGAGAATGCCAAGGTAAAGCACAAGAATTAGATGATCTTCAAAACTTTATGGCACTTTTACTTATTCATGACCAATTTAAGTCTTAACACTGGTATGTATTTTGAACCATCCAGGTGCAGGCATGGGTATTTTCACGTGGTAAACAATGACTACACTTCCTGGGAGATGTATGCTATTGGCGGGAGTGCGAATCCGACCATTAACAGCCAAGGCAACAGATTTCTTGCCCCATCCAACCCTTTTGCGAAGGAGGTGTAGATAGAACTGGTAATTATATTCACCTTGAGATTATTGGGATTGCATCTTACATGCATGAAATTTGACAGGTGACAAAGAGAGTAGTGAATTCGAGGAACAAAGGATGGAGGCATTGGAACTGGAGATCAGAGGGTGATCTTATGCTAAACGGTGCCTATTTCGTTCCGTCTGGGGGCACTGCAGCAAGCTACGCTAGAGCCTCGAGTCTGGCTGCCAAATCTTCTTCCATTGTGGCCACCATCACCTCTGAGGCCGGTGCACTTCACTGCCGTAGCGGCTTCCATTGCTGATAATTATATATCCAAGTTCCAAATTATggaacatgattaaagaaatctGACGTCAACATatatattcttcttcttctataTAATATTTAGCCTATGATCTTCCTTCAATTTCTATGATCAAGTGAACAATTTATCGTGCATCATTCAACTTGTATTTTACTCTTGATCAACCTCCGTACCGCTTCGTTTTGAACTTTTTGAGCTAGGTTCTTTTGAAGCAGGAGCAGAAGCGTTGTTTCTGAGTAATTTTTCGTATATGTCTTCCCGTAGCATCCCACTacgtactttttttttttttcttctcaaaGTGAATCCAAATAATTCCTCTATTGCATTGTTATAAGTGTCCATGCTTTTTGCATTAATATTGTTATTACAAGTAAAAATAGAACTTCGAGAACTGCTCTTATTAGCGATATGTAATGGCATCTAACTCAGGCTTTGTTTTATCTCATCACTATCCTTTggaaatatcatatttttagGCCAAAGTGACGTTACGTTACGTTTGAAATATGAGTAGCTATGTGGGAgtttttatgttaaaatatCATAgtgtaatttgataattatcaaattcaaatctttaaATTGTAGAACAGCTTGAGAGTCACGTTACGATTGCTTtagacaattattgcactctTTGcaataaataagaataaaacTCATGACATTGACTATGATACCAATTGTAAGACTGAACGTTTACCACTTACTAAAAGATATAGTAAGTGATACGACGCAGCTCAAATCTTTAAAATCGTACGATAGCTCAAACACCATGTTTTGAGTGTTCTAACCTAGTAGAGACAATTATTACATTTGATgcaaccaaataaatacaaTACTTGAATTACCGACATTCTTTCAGGAGAACGCCTGAATGTAGGATTCAAATGAACAAGTGTAGCTCCCGCAAATATTAAGATAATGATAGTGGATTGTTTGTAATTTAAATCGGCAAGTGTTGCTCCCGCAAATTGTAAAATAACATTAATAGTACATCGTCACGAACGAAGTGTTAGTAGCTGGGTACGGTAtggtacggtataccgtaccaAACTCTAATATCGTATATCGTACCGTACCATACTGGTATGAAGAATTTCATATTGGTATcataccgaaaattcggtatTATACCgaataccgtaccgaaaataaaaaaatttcagtatatcgagttttttttcggtataccgtgaaaaatttttaaaaaaaataaattcggTATATTCGATATATCTACGGTATAACGATATTTTCGGCATTTCGATAGCCCTAAGCGTTAGAGTCGTCGACTGAGAAAATAGAGAACTCTTTGAGAGCAAGAAGAAAAACTTGGATAGTATAAAATGAGAACCCCCTTTCAAAACGGACTATTAGCCTAATGGGCCCAGTCTTGGGCTCGAGAATTTACCTTAAGGCTATTAATAATTTAGATATGATAAGCCCAGTTAAAttttaatgaatgtaaatttgAAATGCTACCCATCAGCACCCAAGCACATACTTCTCAATCGAAAATAGATTGATAATGATTTCGAACCTTCAACTGTATATCGCATTTTCATTCTTCGATGCCTTGATTGATCGATTTTCAAGAAATTTTCGGTTATATTTGAGTTTTTTGGTGAAAAATTCGGGGAAATAAAGTATACGTTTGGTCTtgttttgaagaaataaaaatgctattataaatatcaaattATGTCAGCATTAGCacgaaaatattatttcaaaattttaaaatagtatATTTcgtattataaaataatataatagtagaatatttaaataaatgataGAACATTTACTTAAATATGTAGTAATAATTATGCTGGTACGTAGATGCGAAGTTGAGATAAATttgctgaaaaataaattttgtcaCTGTTTGGGAAaatataatttgtttttttggaaaattaaatCGTTCCATTTCCATGCTTCGGTTTCCTCGAGAAAGAAAAGGAGAATGAATGGTCAAcaaactattttattttttattttaccaaTAAAATGTAATTACCCTATTCTCACTTGCCTATCTAAATCTAATCTAAAACCTTAAAAACTCAAATGCATGGGGTATCGCGTAAAATTAGTCGTGTTTCCAAAATATTTAGCACTTCATGCAACAATGGCAACGACCTTCTAAACACAAACATACAATGAGTCATtgacatatattatatttcatattcaaaaaaaaaaaaaaaaatacccaATGCATATAgtctgaatattttttttttgaatttcttcgtAAAAAGAATTAATCCAAAATAAGTACAAAGttatgaaattaaaatataatttaattaatgggATCGTAATTACGGATTGACCGTGATTATGAGTTTGATTAGAAGTGGACTATGTTTATGATATATACCGAAAACGATAATTTGTAAAAGATGTATGTTATGGATATGTGAacgattttttattattataaaaatacgAATGTAACTCACGTTTTTCCATTTTATGTACGATGTTACTATACTGGGAGCATAAAAAGGGATTCCTATGATgcataaaaatttttaataagatGGCCAAATTCGATGTAAAATTTGGTCGAATGCATGCTCCACTGGAATCTGGATTGCATTATTCGATATATTGATGTGACACAAAGTTt
Proteins encoded:
- the LOC140883875 gene encoding probable pectate lyase 8, which codes for MAVCVRINNYAAIFPFLILVLFAGNYVIPARERSEESGQIENFTRNSTMEDYKSEIDAEFKHDHAALDDPEAVAAMVDMTIQNSTERRKLGFFSCGSGNPIDDCWRCQGHWMRNRRRLADCAIGFGRNAIGGRDGRYYVVSDPSDHDPVNPRPGTLRHAVIQDQPLWIVFKRDMVITLKQELIMNSFKTIDGRGANVHIAHGACITIQFVTNIIIHGLHIHDCKPTGNAMVRSSPSHYGWRTMADGDGISIFGGSHVWIDHNSLSSCSDGLVDAIMGSTAITISNNYFTHHNEVMLLGHSDSYARDRVMQVTIAYNHFGEGLIQRMPRCRHGYFHVVNNDYTSWEMYAIGGSANPTINSQGNRFLAPSNPFAKEVTKRVVNSRNKGWRHWNWRSEGDLMLNGAYFVPSGGTAASYARASSLAAKSSSIVATITSEAGALHCRSGFHC